DNA from Leishmania donovani BPK282A1 complete genome, chromosome 34:
ACACAGGTGCACCCACGACAACGcggaagggggagagcggcgccgagAAGCAGCGGACGGCaggccctgcagctgcggctctctgcacacgcgctcCCTCGCATGTCGACCTCgctgtgcgcggcgcggttgcttggctgccgcggccacaCGGAGGGGGCGGTGCAAGACGGGATGAGCGTCGGAGGGTGGGGCCAGGCTTGTCAAGGAGTGTGGCAGGTAGTGCCCTCCGTCCTCTCCGCTTGGATGCCTTCAGCGGTGCTTCCGTCgcgccctcgctgccgctgcggcgcttctcgCGTCCGCCGGCCGCCTCTCCGTACGTGCGTGCCTTGCGTGCATGCCGAGAAGTGGCCCATGTGCTCccgctgtgcgcgcctcgcagcgccacgtgCCCATGTCCNNNNNNNNNNNNNNNNNNNNNNNNNNNNNNNNNNNNNNNNNNNNNNNNNNNNNNNNNNNNNNNNNNNNNNNNNNNNNNNNNNNNNNNNNNNNNNNNNNNNNNNNNNNNNNNNNNNNNNNNNNNNNNNNNNNNNNNNNNNNNNNNNNNNNNNNNNNNNNNNNNNNNNNNNNNNNNNNNNNNNNNNNNNNNNNNNNNNNNNNNNNNNNNNNNNNNNNNNNNNNNNNNNNNNNNNNNNNNNNNNNNNNNNCTGTGCTGCGCAGTGTCGACCGCCTTATCGCTCTTTCTCCCGTTCACATCCGTGTTGCCCTTGTCTGCTTTCGGCGTTGCGGGTCGGCGAAAATGCAATACATAGCGAGCACTGTTATCTACGCCGTCATTCAGTTCATCGCGTTCCTGTTGGTGCTGGTGGGTACGCCGATCGACGTGTTTCGCGGCAATGATCCGCCGTTTTTTGAGCGGCATTTCTGCATCACCTTATGGGGCGGGAAGATAAATTGTTCTGACACCACATATCTCTTCACGTCGGACGAGATATGGGATGACTGCCCgggccgccgcgaccgctTCCGCGCTGCTCAGGCGTTGGCTGTGATCTCCATCTTCCTGTACGGCACGGCGTTCGTCTTGGGCGTCCTTCTGCTGTTCTGCTGCTCGATCTTCCGCTGGGTGTGCCTGGTTCTCAACATCGTTGGCATCTTCACGTTAGGCACTGTCTGGGCGGCCATGGTGGTGACCTACTACAAGGATGAAGGCGAATCGTGCCCGAATCTTAACAGTGATTTCATCTATGGCAATGGCTTCTACCTCTTTTTGGTGGCCTGGTGCCTGGATATCATCAACATCGCCGTCTTGCTGCTCCCGTGCCAGGAGAGAGGGTCTGCCGCGAGTGAAAAGTCCGAGCTTGAGGAGGAGCATGagccggaggcggtgcggaTGCAGGAGCCGACACAGCAGGAAGGGGAGGAAACGAAGTAAAGGAGGTGGCAGGCAAACTACTTCGGCTCCGCGGGCTTCTCCGTACAGACGCCATGGGGTGGGGGATCCGGCGGAGCTGATGTCTGCacgagaagggagggaagacgcggactctcgtcgctgcttctcgcCGCCCCACctctcgcgctgccgtctctcgcgtgtgtgcgtcctcCCACGCGCGTCTGCTTGGGGGGCTTTTCGGCTTCCTCGCGTGCAAGGTAACCTGCGCTGTGTGGTGGGCAACGCACGCCTGGCGCCGGCAGGCCCACCCANNNNNNNNNNNNNNNNNNNNNNNNNNNNNNNNNNNNNNNNNNNNNNNNNNNNNNNNNNNNNNNNNNNNNNNNNNNNNNNNNNNNNNNNNNNNNNNNNNNNNNNNNNNNNNNNNNNNNNNNNNNNNNNNNNNNNNNNNNNNNNNNNNNNNNNNNNNNNNNNNNNNNNNNNNNNNNNNNNNNNNNNNNNNNNNNNNNNNNNNNNNNNNNNNNNNNNNNNNNNNNNNNNNNNNNNNNNNNNNNNNNNNNNNNNNNNNNNNNNNNNNNNNNNNNNNNNNNNNNNNNNNNNNNNNNNNNNNNNNNNNNNNNNNNNNNNNNNNNNNNNNNNNNNNNNNNNNNNNNNNNNNNNNNNNNNNNNNNNNNNNNNNNNNNNNNNNNNNNNNNNNNNNNNNNNNNNNNNNNNNNNNNNNNNNNNNNNNNNNNNNNNNNNNNNNNNNNNNNNNNNNNNNNNNNNNNNNNNNNNNNNNNNNNNNNNNNNNNNNNNNNNNNNNNNNNNNNNNNNNNNNNNNNNNNNNNNNNNNNNNNNNNNNNNNNNNNNNNNNNNNNNNNNNNNNNNNNNNNNNNNNNNNNNNNNNNNNNNNNNNNNNNNNNGCTGGGGATATATGGGCAgtgtgcaggagcagcggagaggcacgcgcacgcactctgGCAAGGGAGTAGTGGTGCGGAGGCCGCAGGGGAATACGCAGCGGAGCGAGTGGGtacggaggcggagcggaggCGAGGCAGTGTTGNNNNNNNNNNNNNNNNNNNNNNNNNNNNNNNNNNNNNNNNNNNNNNNNNNNNNNNNNNNNNNNNNNNNNNNNNNNNNNNNNNNNNNNNNNNNNNNNNNNNNNNNNNNNNNNNNNNNNNNNNNNNNNNNNNNNNNNNNNNNNNNNNNNNNNNNNNNNNNNNNNNNNNNNNNNNNNNNNNNNNNNNNNNNNNNNNNNNNNNNNNNNNNNNNNNNNNNNNNNNNNNNNNNNNNNNNNNNNNNNNNNNNNNNNNNNNNNNNNNNNNNNNNNNNNNNNNNNNNNNNNNNNNNNNNNNNNNNNNNNNNNNNNNNNNNNNNNNNNNNNNNNNNNNNNNNNNNNNNNNNNNNNNNNNNNNNNNNNNNNNNNNNNNNNNNNNNNNNNNNNNNNNNNNNNNNNNNNNNNNNNNNNNNNNNNNNNNNNNNNNNNNNNNNNNNNNNNNNNNNNNNNNNNNNNNNNNNNNNNNNNNNNNNNNNNNNNNNNNNNNNNNNNNNNNNNNNNNNNNNNNNNNNNNNNNNNNNNNNNNNNNNNNNNNNNNNNNNNNNNNNNNNNNNNNNNNNNNNNNNNNNNNNNNNNNNNNNNNNNNNNNNNNNNNNNNNNNNNNNNNNNNNNNNNNNNNNNNNNNNNNNNNNNNNNNNNNNNNNNNNNNNNNNNNNNNNNNNNNNNNNNNNNNNNNNNNNNNNNNNNNNNNNNNNNNNNNNNNNNNNNNNNNNNNNNNNNNNNNNNNNNNNNNNNNNNNNNNNNNNNNNNNNNNNNNNNNNNNNNNNNNNNNNNNNNNNNNNNNNNNNNNNNNNNNNNNNNNNNNNNNNNNNNNNNNNNNNNNNNNNNNNNNNNNNNNNNNNNNNNNNNNNNNNNNNNNNNNNNNNNNNNNNNNNNNNNNNNNNNNNNNNNNNNNNNNNNNNNNNNNNNNNNNNNNNNNNNNNNNNNNNNNNNNNNNNNNNNNNNNNNNNNNNNNNNNNNNNNNNNNNNNNNNNNNNNNNNNNNNNNNNNNNNNNNNNNNNNNNNNNNNNNNNNNNNNNNNNNNNNNNNNNNNNNNNNNNNNNNNNNNNNNNNNNNNNNNNNNNNNNNNNNNNNNNNNNNNNNNNNNNNNNNNNNNNNNNNNNNNNNNNNNNNNNNNNNNNNNNNNNNNNNNNNNNNNNNNNNNNNNNNNNNNNNNNNNNNNNNNNNNNNNNNNNNNNNNNNNNNNNNNNNNNNNNNNNNNNNNNNNNNNNNNNNNNNNNNNNNNNNNNNNNNNNNNNNNNNNNNNNNNNNNNNNNNNNNNNNNNNNNNNNNNNNNNNNNNNNNNNNNNNNNNNNNNNNNNNNNNNNNNNNNNNNNNNNNNNNNNNNNNNNNNNNNNNNNNNNNNNNNNNNNNNNNNNNNNNNNNNNNNNNNNNNNNNNNNNNNNNNNNNNNNNNNNNNNNNNNNNNNNNNNNNNNNNNNNNNNNNNNNNNNNNNNNNNNNNNNNNNNNNNNNNNNNNNNNNNNNNNNNNNNNNNNNNNNNNNNNNNNNNNNNNNNNNNNNNNNNNNNNNNNNNNNNNNNNNNNNNNNNNNNNNNNNNNNNNNNNNNNNNNNNNNNNNNNNNNNNNNNNNNNNNNNNNNNNNNNNNNNNNNNNNNNNNNNNNNNNNNNNNNNNNNNNNNNNNNNNNNNNNNNNNNNNNNNNNNNNNNNNNNNNNNNNNNNNNNNNNNNNNNNNNNNNNNNNNNNNNNNNNNNNNNNNNNNNNNNNNNNNNNNNNNNNNNNNNNNNNNNNNNNNNNNNNNNNNNNNNNNNNNNNNNNNNNNNNNNNNNNNNNNNNNNNNNNNNNNNNNNNNNNNNNNNNNNNNNNNNNNNNNNNNNNNNNNNNNNNNNNNNNNNNNNNNNNNNNNNNNNNNNNNNNNNNNNNNNNNNNNNNNNNNNNNNNNNNNNNNNNNNNNNNNNNNNNNNNNNNNNNNNNNNNNNNNNNNNNNNNNNNNNNNNNNNNNNNNNNNNNNNNNNNNNNNNNNNNNNNNNNNNNNNNNNNNNNNNNNNNNNNNNNNNNNNNNNNNNNNNNNNNNNNNNNNNNNNNNNNNNNNNNNNNNNNNNNNNNNNNNNNNNNNNNNNNNNNNNNNNNNNNNNNNNNNNNNNNNNNNNNNNNNNNNNNNNNNNNNNNNNNNNNNNNNNNNNNNNNNNNNNNNNNNNNNNNNNNNNNNNNNNNNNNNNNNNNNNNNNNNNNNNNNNNNNNNNNNNNNNNNNNNNNNNNNNNNNNNNNNNNNNNNNNNNNNNNNNNNNNNNNNNNNNNNNNNNNNNNNNNNNNNNNNNNNNNNNNNNNNNNNNNNNNNNNNNNNNNNNNNNNNNNNNNNNNNNNNNNNNNNNNNNNNNNNNNNNNNNNNNNNNNNNNNNNNNNNNNNNNNNNNNNNNNNNNNNNNNNNNNNNNNNNNNNNNNNNNNNNNNNNNNNNNNNNNNNNNNNNNNNNNNNNNNNNNNNNNNNNNNNNNNNNNNNNNNNNNNNNNNNNNNNNNNNNNNNNNNNNNNNNNNNNNNNNNNNNNNNNNNNNNNNNNNNNNNNNNNNNNNNNNNNNNNNNNNNNNNNNNNNNNNNNNNNNNNNNNNNNNNNNNNNNNNNNNNNNNNNNNNNNNNNNNNNNNNNNNNNNNNNNNNNNNNNNNNNNNNNNNNNNNNNNNNNNNNNNNNNNNNNNNNNNNNNNNNNNNNNNNNNNNNNNNNNNNNNNNNNNNNNNNNNNNNNNNNNNNNNNNNNNNNNNNNNNNNNNNNNNNNNNNNNNNNNNNNNNNNNNNNNNNNNNNNNNNNNNNNNNNNNNNNNNNNNNNNNNNNNNNNNNNNNNNNNNNNNNNNNNNNNNNNNNNNNNNNNNNNNNNNNNNNNNNNNNNNNNNNNNNNNNNNNNNNNNNNNNNNNNNNNNNNNNNNNNNNNNNNNNNNNNNNNNNNNNNNNNNNNNNNNNNNNNNNNNNNNNNNNNNNNNNNNNNNNNNNNNNNNNNNNNNNNNNNNNNNNNNNNNNNNNNNNNNNNNNNNNNNNNNNNNNNNNNNNNNNNNNNNNNNNNNNNNNNNNNNNNNNNNNNNNNNNNNNNNNNNNNNNNNNNNNNNNNNNNNNNNNNNNNNNNNNNNNNNNNNNNNNNNNNNNNNNNNNNNNNNNNNNNNNNNNNNNNNNNNNNNNNNNNNNNNNNNNNNNNNNNNNNNNNNNNNNNNNNNNNNNNNNNNNNNNNNNNNNNNNNNNNNNNNNNNNNNNNNNNNNNNNNNNNNNNNNNNNNNNNNNNNNNNNNNNNNNNNNNNNNNNNNNNNNNNNNNNNNNNNNNNNNNNNNNNNNNNNNNNNNNNNNNNNNNNNNNNNNNNNNNNNNNNNNNNNNNNNNNNNNNNNNNNNNNNNNNNNNNNNNNNNNNNNNNNNNNNNNNNNNNNNNNNNNNNNNNNNNNNNNNNNNNNNNNNNNNNNNNNNNNNNNNNNNNNNNNNNNNNNNNNNNNNNNNNNNNNNNNNNNNNNNNNNNNNNNNNNNNNNNNNNNNNNNNNNNNNNNNNNNNNNNNNNNNNNNNNNNNNNNNNNNNNNNNNNNNNNNNNNNNNNNNNNNNNNNNNNNNNNNNNNNNNNNNNNNNNNNNNNNNNNNNNNNNNNNNNNNNNNNNNNNNNNNNNNNNNNNNNNNNNNNNNNNNNNNNNNNNNNNNNNNNNNNNNNNNNNNNNNNNNNNNNNNNNNNNNNNNNNNNNNNNNNNNNNNNNNNNNNNNNNNNNNNNNNNNNNNNNNNNNNNNNNNNNNNNNNNNNNNNNNNNNNNNNNNNNNNNNNNNNNNNNNNNNNNNNNNNNNNNNNNNNNNNNNNNNNNNNNNNNNNNNNNNNNNNNNNNNNNNNNNNNNNNNNNNNNNNNNNNNNNNNNNNNNNNNNNNNNNNNNNNNNNNNNNNNNNNNNNNNNNNNNNNNNNNNNNNNNNNNNNNNNNNNNNNNNNNNNNNNNNNNNNNNNNNNNNNNNNNNNNNNNNNNNNNNNNNNNNNNNNNNNNNNNNNNNNNNNNNNNNNNNNNNNNNNNNNNNNNNNNNNNNNNNNNNNNNNNNNNNNNNNNNNNNNNNNNNNNNNNNNNNNNNNNNNNNNNNNNNNNNNNNNNNNNNNNNNNNNNNNNNNNNNNNNNNNNNNNNNNNNNNNNNNNNNNNNNNNNNNNNNNNNNNNNNNNNNNNNNNNNNNCGCCTGACGGCCGCTGTGTCctctcgcgctgccgtcatcgACGCGCCTTCTGCTCTCTGGacgtgtggaggagggatgTGCGGGCGGTGCGGagtgggcggtgctgctgccctcctgcacacacgtacacagcggcccctcgcccccctcctctgcacACGCCGCTCGAAAGGCCTCACACAGGTGCACCCACGACAACGcggaagggggagagcggcgccgagAAGCAGCGGACGGCaggccctgcagctgcggctctctgcacacgcgctcCCTCG
Protein-coding regions in this window:
- a CDS encoding amastin-like surface protein, putative; this encodes MQYIASTVIYAVIQFIAFLLVLVGTPIDVFRGNDPPFFERHFCITLWGGKINCSDTTYLFTSDEIWDDCPGRRDRFRAAQALAVISIFLYGTAFVLGVLLLFCCSIFRWVCLVLNIVGIFTLGTVWAAMVVTYYKDEGESCPNLNSDFIYGNGFYLFLVAWCLDIINIAVLLLPCQERGSAASEKSELEEEHEPEAVRMQEPTQQEGEETK